A stretch of Eleutherodactylus coqui strain aEleCoq1 chromosome 2, aEleCoq1.hap1, whole genome shotgun sequence DNA encodes these proteins:
- the ATG4D gene encoding cysteine protease ATG4D, with protein MNSVSPASTQYGSPEGRRHRNLSSRHDPPQMGYQGAGQDGVTDEVDKIKTKLLTAWNSVKYGWTVKVKTRFNRSSLLYVLGKHYCFQYEDDIERFQRDFVSRMWLTYRRDFPALEGTQLTTDCGWGCMIRSAQMLLAQALLMHLLSRDWFWPEALDTLIVEMEPIRSSSPPALKSLSSMSSPASLSSRMHSRSASCPSKPHAQDPHQEHIHRDILRWLSDHPDAPFGLHQMVKLGGSLGKKAGDWYSPSIVAHIMRKALETSPQVPELSVYVSQDCTVYRADVEQLLDTVKAGAVRAVIILIPIRFGGEAFNPVYKQCIKDFLQMPSCLGIIGGKPKHSLYFIGYQDNHLLYLDPHYCQAYVDTRTDDFPLDTFHCNSPRKMSIVKMDPSCTIAFYARNRADFGALCDHLTKVLSSPSAEEKYPVFSISESHAQEFHVPEVPPRSSYPHAHRTRWTMAKRPSSDEFEFI; from the exons ATGAATTCCGTATCCCCAGCGTCCACGCAGTACGGCAGCCCGGAGGGTCGACGGCACAGGAACCTGAGCAGCCGCCATGATCCTCCTCAGATGGGGTACCAAGGAGCCGGACAAGACGGAGTGACGGATGAGGTGGATAAAATAAAGACCAAACTACTGACAGCATGGAACAGTGTCAAATACG GTTGGACGGTGAAAGTGAAGACGCGTTTCAACAGGTCGTCGCTCTTATACGTGTTGGGCAAACACTACTGCTTCCAGTATGAAG ATGACATCGAACGATTTCAGCGGGACTTTGTCTCCAGGATGTGGCTGACTTACAGACGGGATTTCCCTGCGCTGGAAGGGACCCAGCTCACTACAGACTGTGGATGGGGCTGTATGATCAGGAGCGCTCAGATGCTGCTGGCGCAAGCTCTTCTCATGCATCTTCTCAGCAGAG ATTGGTTCTGGCCAGAAGCATTGGACACCCTTATCGTTGAGATGGAACCCATTCGGTCCTCCTCCCCGCCAGCCCTTAAGTCATTGTCTTCTATGTCTTCACCTGCCTCTCTTTCAAGTCGCATGCACTCCCGTTCTGCATCCTGTCCTTCTAAACCTCATGCACAAGATCCTCATCAGGAGCATATCCATAGGGACATCCTACGATGGCTCTCAGACCACCCTGATGCCCCTTTTGGTCTCCATCAGATGGTGAAATTAGGGGGAAGCCTCGGGAAGAAGGCAGGAGACTGGTACAGCCCTAGTATTGTGGCTCACATCATGAG GAAAGCCCTGGAAACCTCTCCCCAAGTCCCGGAGCTGTCCGTGTATGTGTCTCAGGACTGTACAG TGTACAGGGCTGATGTGGAGCAGCTGCTGGATACAGTCAAAGCTGGTGCAGTAAGAGCAGTCATCATCCTCATACCTATACGCTTCGGGGGAGAGGCCTTCAACCCAGTATACAAGCAGTGCATTAAG GACTTCCTGCAGATGCCGTCCTGTCTGGGGATTATAGGAGGAAAACCCAAACATTCGCTGTATTTCATTGGTTATCAAG ATAACCATCTGTTATACTTGGATCCACATTACTGCCAGGCGTATGTAGACACCCGTACAGATGACTTTCCTCTGGAT ACTTTTCACTGTAATTCCCCACGCAAGATGTCTATCGTTAAGATGGATCCTAGCTGCACAATCGCTTTTTACGCCAGAAACCGAGCAGATTTTGGAGCACTTTGTGATCATCTGACAAAG GTGTTAAGTTCTCCATCAGCAGAGGAGAAATATCCCGTGTTCAGTATCTCAGAGAGCCACGCTCAGGAATTCCACGTGCCGGAGGTGCCGCCGCGCTCCTCTTATCCCCATGCTCATCGCACGAGGTGGACGATGGCGAAGAGACCCAGTTCAGATGAGTTTGAGTTCATATAA